Genomic segment of Peribacillus frigoritolerans:
CCTTTTCTTTCTATTTCAATACCCTCAATATAAAAAGATGGGTTTCCGGCTATCGCGTTTTCCAACATAGCCAGCCTGTCCATGTCCGTTACTTCCTCCGATTTTTCCTTATGTGGAGGAACGTGATTTGGCATGAACCTGATTTCATCTAGCTCAAGGGCATCAAGCACTTCATTCGCTATAATCAAATGCCCGATATGCGGAGGATTGAATGTACCGCCAAGAATTCCAATTTTTTTCATAGATAGGTTCCTTAAGGTAATTTAAGTTGTTTGTTTTCTTTTGATTCTTTATACAGCACAATTGTGTTGCCGATAATCTGAACCAATTCCGCCCGTGCACCCTTTGATAAAGAAAGTCCCACATCATCGCGGTCCTCTTCACAGTTTTGCAGGATGCTGACCTTGATTAATTCACGTACTTCAAGCGCCTCACCAATTTGCTTGATGAGATTATCATTGACGCCGCCTTTACCAACTTGAAAAATTGGATTGAGGTGGTGGGCCTTTGATCGTAAAAATCTTTTTTGTTTTCCTGTTAACATGTGTTACCTCCTAGTTTGTTCAAGACAATATCTGTCATTCTTGCTGTATCCGGCATAATGCCTGTCCATATCTCAAAAGCGAGCGCAGCCTGGTTGATGAACATCCCCAGCCCATTTTGCGTTTCCGCCCCTTTTTCCCCCGCTTCACGCAGCAGCTTGGTTTGCAGAGGGTTATAAATGATATCACTGACAATGGCACCGGTTTTAAGCTGGTCGACCTTTAACGGTGAATGATCCAATTCAGGACTCATTCCAGAAGAAGTCGTTTGGATGATTAAATCATATTGTGATAAGCTTTCTTCCGCTTCGATAATCGAGAGTGCCTTCGATACTTTATCATATGGGCAATCAGAAACAAGCTGGGCCGCTCTTTCCTTTGTCCGGTTTGCAATATCAACTTGCTTTACCCCTTCTTTCACGAGGGTAAAATAAATCGCACGCGCAGCACCGCCCGCTCCGATCACTAACGTTTTTTTAGCCTTGATGTCACCTGATATTTCATCGCATAAAGATTTGAAAAATCCTTTTCCGTCTGTATTATACCCTATAAACCGACCATTTTTGTTAACAACCGTATTTACAGCCCCGATTGCAAGGGCCAGTTCATCCACTTCATCAAGGAAAGGGATGATTGAAGTCTTATGAGGAATCGTGATGTTAAACCCTTCAATACCAAGGGCTTTCATGCCTTTTACGGCATCGTTCAATCGCTCAGGTGTCACATGAAAATGATGATAAACCGCTTCTATATTTTCTTTTTCAAAAGCATCATTATGAATGTCCGGTGACATCGAATGCGCAATTGGATCTCCCATTACCCCATATATCTTTTTCATAGACTAGACGACCCCTATATTTAGATTAATGATTTGCGAACGATCACATTGACGCCCTTTGGAACATGTGCAACGACTTTCGCTCCTGGCTCATTGACCGTCACCCAGCCAAGACCAGAAAACACAATATCCATTTTACCATCTTTCAAGGAGAATTCATGTGGAATCAGCTTCGGAAACTCCTCGATTTGTTCAGGCCGTGGGGGCGTCAATAATTCCCCGGCATGGTTTTTATACAATTCATCGGCATTTTCCAGTTTCGTACGGTGAATATTCAATTCATTCGAAAGGTAGCAAGTCAGTGAACGCCTTCCGCCTGAGACATAGTCCAGCCGGGCCAACCCTCCGAAAAATAGCGTCTGTCCTTCATTCAGTTGGTAAACTCTCGGCTTGATTTCCTTTTTCGGCATAATCACCTTGAAGTCCCGTTTGTCCACATAGTGAGCCATTTGATGATGATTAATGATTCCTGGTGTATCGATCAATGCCTGTTCATCATCCAAAGGAATTTCGATCATATCCAAGGTAGTCCCAGGGAAGTGGGAAGTCGTGATGATATCGTCTTCACCGCTCAATTCTTTTATAAGACGGTTAATGAAAGTGGATTTACCTACATTCGTACAGCCCACCACGTAGACATCTTT
This window contains:
- the yhbY gene encoding ribosome assembly RNA-binding protein YhbY: MLTGKQKRFLRSKAHHLNPIFQVGKGGVNDNLIKQIGEALEVRELIKVSILQNCEEDRDDVGLSLSKGARAELVQIIGNTIVLYKESKENKQLKLP
- the yqeH gene encoding ribosome biogenesis GTPase YqeH, with the protein product MNNHQELVCIGCGVKVQTEDPKELGYAPKSALEKETIVCQRCFKLKHYNEVQDVSLTDDDFLKILNKVGETDSLIVKVVDIFDFNGSWLPGLHRFVGRNDVLLIGNKVDLLPKSVKTNKLINWMKQSSKELGLNPVDVLLVSAEKGKHILEAADAIERYRKGKDVYVVGCTNVGKSTFINRLIKELSGEDDIITTSHFPGTTLDMIEIPLDDEQALIDTPGIINHHQMAHYVDKRDFKVIMPKKEIKPRVYQLNEGQTLFFGGLARLDYVSGGRRSLTCYLSNELNIHRTKLENADELYKNHAGELLTPPRPEQIEEFPKLIPHEFSLKDGKMDIVFSGLGWVTVNEPGAKVVAHVPKGVNVIVRKSLI
- the aroE gene encoding shikimate dehydrogenase, with product MKKIYGVMGDPIAHSMSPDIHNDAFEKENIEAVYHHFHVTPERLNDAVKGMKALGIEGFNITIPHKTSIIPFLDEVDELALAIGAVNTVVNKNGRFIGYNTDGKGFFKSLCDEISGDIKAKKTLVIGAGGAARAIYFTLVKEGVKQVDIANRTKERAAQLVSDCPYDKVSKALSIIEAEESLSQYDLIIQTTSSGMSPELDHSPLKVDQLKTGAIVSDIIYNPLQTKLLREAGEKGAETQNGLGMFINQAALAFEIWTGIMPDTARMTDIVLNKLGGNTC